In one window of Episyrphus balteatus chromosome 3, idEpiBalt1.1, whole genome shotgun sequence DNA:
- the LOC129913358 gene encoding torso-like protein: MNQQYGFIWLLALFMLAGDLCFGGSHESQLRIGKAINIFVRYGYLSISMKVISYNDTERWLFKEPTKTIYKNLNLLTETREENVPGIFHGDFHMEFCDNRRQLYQAYFRDFTIERLDKPWEAFTGGWHADVAAKKLGINTSFVRGDYSYVLVRVVRFRETGKLKTDIPPNQSLEPDVARRAHSLQTGNLTSAVKFMEAFGTHYINSYTTGNSLYQVFVYSRKNYQIIKDRLKTKGISGLSKLDLYNYFAPWYAEHLGQIRTASGNATVERWARRKLQYEYYVFKYGTLLKLHGNGTLLRSLDTLLGNEAILQLDLKSLNVIFNDTDKQKWFEEVLDNYLKLWEVNMGQSRR; the protein is encoded by the exons ATGAACCAACAGTATGGCTTTATTTGGCTATTGGCTCTGTTTATGCTGGCTGGTGACCTCTGTTTCGGTGGGAGTCACGAGTCCCAACTAAGAATAGGTAAAGCTATCAACATATTCGTCCGATATGGTTACCTGAGTATATCGATGAAAGTAATATCCTACAACGACACCGAACGGTGGCTTTTCAAGGAACCCACTAAAACTATTTATAAG aatttaaatttaCTGACAGAGACCCGAGAGGAAAATGTGCCAGGAATATTTCATGGTGATTTCCACATGGAATTCTGCGATAATCGACGCCAACTCTATCAGGCATACTTTCGGGATTTCACTATCGAACGACTAGATAAGCCGTGGGAGGCATTCACCGGCGGATGGCATGCAGATGTCGCAGCCAAGAAGTTGGGCATTAATACGTCGTTTGTGAGGGGCGATTATTCCTATGTTCTAGTCAGAGTTGTACGTTTTCGTGAGACAGGAAAACTTAAAACCGATATACCACCTAATCAATCACTAGAGCCAGACGTTGCTCGGAGAGCGCATTCATTGCAGACTGGAAATTTAACGAGTGCAGTGAAATTTATGGAGGCATTTGGAACGCACTATATAAATTCATATACAACGGGTAATTCTTTATACCAG gttTTCGTTTATAGTCgcaaaaactatcaaataataAAAGATCGTCTCAAAACTAAAGGAATAAGTGGTCTCTCAAAACTCGATTTATACAACTACTTTGCTCCCTGGTATGCCGAGCATTTAGGACAGATACGAACAGCAAGTGGCAATGCTACCGTAGAACGGTGGGCACGAAGAAAACTGCAATACGAGTACTATGTATTTAAATATGGAACACTACTCAAACTACATGGAAATGGAACACTTCTCAGATCTCTGGACACATTGCTCGGGAATGAGGCCATATTGCAATTGGACTTAAAGTCACTCAATGTCATATTCAATGACACGGATAAACAAAAATGGTTCGAAGAAGTTCTAGACAATTACTTAAAGCTGTGGGAGGTTAATATGGGACAAAGTAGAAGATAG